In Dasypus novemcinctus isolate mDasNov1 chromosome 23, mDasNov1.1.hap2, whole genome shotgun sequence, the following proteins share a genomic window:
- the LOC139437483 gene encoding LOW QUALITY PROTEIN: uncharacterized protein (The sequence of the model RefSeq protein was modified relative to this genomic sequence to represent the inferred CDS: deleted 1 base in 1 codon), whose translation MQVTRKALQAPWSKEGLRKSSGLPPPPPPSPSSPPSPSSPPSPPPPPPPPSPPSPPSPPPSPPSPPPSPPLPPSPPPPPSPSSPPLPPSPPPSPPPPPPSPPLPPSPPPPPSPSSPPLPPSPPPSPPPPPPSPPLPPSPPPPPSPSSPPLPPSPPPSPPPPPPSPPLPPSPPPPPSPSSPPLPPSPPPPPPPPPSPPPPPPPSPPPPSSPPPPSPSPSSPSPPSPSSPSPPSPSSPPPPSPPSPSSPPPPSPPSPSSPPPPPPPSPPPPSPPSPSSPPPPPPPSPPSPSSPPPPSPPSPSHHHHHRPPPPPPPPSSPPPPPPSPSSPPPPSPPSPSSPPPPSSPPPPPPPPPPPSSPPPPSPPSPSSPPPPSPPPSSPPPPSSPPPPPPPPPPPPSPSSPPSPSSPPLPPPPPPSASSPPPPPPPSPPPPSPPSPSSPPPPPPPSPPSPSSPPPPPPPSPPPPSPPSPSSPPPPPPPSPPSPSSPPPPSPPSPSSPPPPPPSPSPPSPPPPPSPPPSPPPSPPPSPTPTPPSSPSPSSPPPSPPPSPPSPSSPSSPPSPSPSSPSPPSPPSPTPTPPSSPPPLPPSPPPSPSPPPPPSSPPPPSPSPPSPSSPSPPSPSSPPPSPPSPSSPSSPPPPSPPPLPPSPPSPSSPPPPPPPSPPSSPPPPSPPPPPPSPPSPSSPPPPSPPSPPSPPPSPPPPSPSSPSSPSPPSPSSPPPPPPPSPPSPSSPPPPSPPSPSSPPPPPPPSPPPPSPPSPSSPPPPPPPSPPSPSSPPPPSPPSPSSPPPPSSPPPPPSPSSPPPPSPPSPSSPPPPSSPPPPPPPPPSPPPPSPPSPSSPPPPSPPSPSSPPPPSSPPPPPPPSSPPPPPPSPSSPPPPSPPSPSSPPPPSSPPPPPPPPPPPSSPPPPSPPSPSSPPPPSPPPSSPPPPSSPPPPPPPPPPPSPSSPPSPSSPPLPPPPPPSASSPP comes from the exons ATGCAGGTGACCCGGAAAGCGCTTCAAGCGCCCTGGAGCAAGGAAGGGCTGCGCAAGTCCTCTG gcctgccaccaccaccaccaccatctccatcatcaccaccatctccatcatcaccaccatcaccaccaccaccaccaccaccaccatcaccaccatcaccaccatcaccaccaccatcaccaccatcaccaccaccatctccaccactaccgccatcaccaccaccaccaccatctccatcatcaccaccactaccgccatcaccaccaccatcaccaccaccaccaccaccatctccaccactaccgccatcaccaccaccaccaccatctccatcatcaccaccactaccgccatcaccaccaccatcaccaccaccaccaccaccatctccaccactaccgccatcaccaccaccaccaccatctccatcatcaccaccactaccgccatcaccaccaccatcaccaccaccaccaccaccatctccaccactaccgccatcaccaccaccaccaccatctccatcatcaccaccactaccgccatcaccaccaccaccaccaccaccaccaccatcaccaccaccaccaccaccac catcaccaccaccaccatcatcaccaccaccaccatcaccctcaCCATCATCACCCTCACCACCCTCACCATCATCACCCtcaccaccatctccatcatcaccaccaccaccatcaccaccatctccatcatcaccaccaccaccatcaccaccatctccatcatcaccaccaccaccaccaccaccatcaccaccaccaccctcaccaccatctccatcatcaccaccaccaccaccaccaccatcaccaccatctccatcatcaccaccaccaccatcaccaccatctccatca caccaccaccaccatcgtccaccaccaccaccaccaccaccatcatcaccaccaccaccaccaccatctccatcatcaccaccaccaccatcaccaccatctccatcatcaccaccaccaccatcgtcaccaccaccaccaccaccaccaccaccaccaccatcatcaccaccaccaccatcaccaccatctccatcatcaccaccaccaccgtcaccaccaccatcatcaccaccaccaccatcgtcaccaccaccaccaccaccaccaccaccaccaccaccatctccatcatcaccaccatctccatcgtcaccaccactaccaccaccaccaccaccatctgcatcatcaccaccaccaccaccaccaccatcaccaccaccaccctcaccaccatctccatcatcaccaccaccaccaccaccaccatcaccaccatctccatcatcaccaccaccaccaccaccaccatcaccaccaccaccctcaccaccatctccatcatcaccaccaccaccaccaccaccatcaccaccatctccatcatcaccaccaccaccatcaccaccatctccatcatcaccaccaccaccaccaccatctccat caccaccatcaccaccaccaccaccatcaccaccaccatcaccaccaccatcaccaccaccatcaccaacaccaacaccaccatcatcaccctcaccatcatcaccaccaccatcaccaccaccatcaccaccatctccatcatcaccatcatcaccaccatcaccctcaccatcatcaccat caccaccatcaccaccatcaccaacaccaacaccaccatcatcaccaccaccactaccaccatcaccaccaccctcaccatcaccaccaccaccaccatcatcaccaccaccaccatcaccctcaCCACCCTCACCATCATCACCCtcaccaccatctccatcatcaccaccaccatcaccaccatcaccatcatctccatcatcaccaccaccaccatcaccaccaccactaccgccatcaccaccatctccatcatcaccaccaccaccaccaccaccatcaccaccatcatcaccaccaccaccatcaccaccaccaccaccaccatcaccaccatctccatcatcaccaccaccaccatcaccaccatcaccaccatcaccaccaccatcaccaccaccaccatctccatcatcaccatcatcaccctcaccaccatctccatcatcaccaccaccaccaccaccaccatcaccaccatctccatcatcaccaccaccaccatcaccaccatctccatcatcaccaccaccaccaccaccaccatcaccaccaccaccctcaccaccatctccatcatcaccaccaccaccaccaccaccatcaccaccatctccatcatcaccaccaccaccatcaccaccatctccatcatcaccaccaccaccatcatcaccaccaccaccaccatctccatcatcaccaccaccaccatcaccaccatctccatcatcaccaccaccaccatcgtcaccaccaccaccaccaccaccaccaccatcaccaccaccaccatcaccaccatctccatcatcaccaccaccaccatcaccaccatctccatcatcaccaccaccaccatcgtcaccaccaccaccaccaccaccatcatcaccaccaccaccaccaccatctccatcatcaccaccaccaccatcaccaccatctccatcatcaccaccaccaccatcgtcaccaccaccaccaccaccaccaccaccaccaccatcatcaccaccaccaccatcaccaccatctccatcatcaccaccaccaccgtcaccaccaccatcatcaccaccaccaccatcgtcaccaccaccaccaccaccaccaccaccaccaccatctccatcatcaccaccatctccatcgtcaccaccactaccaccaccaccaccaccatctgcATCATCACCACCATGA